From one Streptomyces sp. ICC1 genomic stretch:
- a CDS encoding aspartate-semialdehyde dehydrogenase, with translation MRVGIVGATGQVGGVMRGILAERKFPVDELRLFASARSAGSTLEWEGREITIEDASTADYSGLDIVLFSAGGATSKALAEKVASQGAVVIDNSSAWRRDPEVPLVVSEVNPHAIANRPKGIIANPNCTTMAAMPVLRPLHDEAGLVSLIATTYQAVSGSGLAGVAELKAQACAVAEAADQLTFDGGAVEFPEPKVYQRPIAYNVVPLAGNLVDDGSFETDEEQKLRNESRKILEIPELKVSGTCVRVPVFSGHSLQVNLRFTRPLSVERAYELLKDAPGVELSDIPTPLQAAGQDASYVGRIRVDETAENGLALFLSNDNLRKGAALNAVQIAELVAQELRG, from the coding sequence GTGAGGGTCGGAATCGTCGGAGCCACCGGACAGGTCGGCGGAGTCATGCGCGGCATCCTCGCCGAGCGCAAGTTCCCGGTGGACGAGCTGCGGCTGTTCGCCTCGGCCCGTTCGGCCGGCTCGACCCTCGAGTGGGAGGGCCGGGAGATCACCATCGAGGACGCCTCCACGGCCGACTACTCCGGCCTGGACATCGTGCTCTTCTCCGCGGGCGGCGCCACCTCCAAGGCCCTCGCCGAGAAGGTCGCCTCGCAGGGCGCCGTGGTCATCGACAACTCCTCCGCCTGGCGCCGCGACCCCGAGGTCCCCCTCGTCGTCTCCGAGGTCAACCCGCACGCGATCGCGAACCGCCCCAAGGGCATCATCGCGAACCCGAACTGCACCACGATGGCCGCGATGCCGGTGCTGCGCCCGCTGCACGACGAGGCCGGCCTGGTCTCGCTGATCGCCACGACCTACCAGGCCGTGTCCGGCTCGGGCCTGGCGGGCGTCGCCGAGCTCAAGGCCCAGGCCTGCGCGGTCGCCGAGGCCGCTGACCAGCTGACCTTCGACGGCGGCGCGGTGGAGTTCCCGGAGCCGAAGGTCTACCAGCGGCCGATCGCCTACAACGTGGTCCCGCTCGCGGGCAACCTGGTCGACGACGGCTCCTTCGAGACCGACGAGGAGCAGAAGCTCCGCAACGAGTCCCGCAAGATCCTGGAGATCCCGGAGCTCAAGGTCTCGGGCACCTGCGTGCGCGTGCCGGTCTTCTCCGGCCACTCCCTCCAGGTCAACCTCCGCTTCACCCGTCCGCTGAGCGTCGAGCGCGCCTACGAGCTGCTGAAGGACGCCCCGGGCGTCGAGCTCTCGGACATCCCGACCCCGCTGCAGGCCGCCGGCCAGGACGCCTCGTACGTGGGCCGCATCCGCGTCGACGAGACCGCCGAGAACGGCCTCGCGCTGTTCCTCTCCAACGACAACCTCCGCAAGGGCGCCGCGCTGAACGCGGTCCAGATCGCGGAGCTCGTCGCGCAGGAGCTGCGCGGCTGA
- a CDS encoding DUF1203 domain-containing protein, protein MTAHTALPIAPPALASLRVLDDAGRPCLPYEDTEGGAPLRCCLRRSAPGERIALVSYAPLRRWAEETGADPGAYDEQGPVFVHAADCGGPAAAAGHPFAHPGALRTARRYDAAGRILGGRVLALGEDPDAVIGQALADAFADPRTALVHVRAAEFGCYLFEVRRG, encoded by the coding sequence ATGACCGCTCACACCGCGCTCCCCATCGCCCCGCCCGCCCTCGCCTCCCTGCGCGTCCTCGACGATGCGGGGCGGCCCTGTCTGCCGTACGAGGACACCGAGGGCGGCGCCCCCCTCCGCTGCTGCCTGCGCCGCAGTGCCCCCGGCGAACGGATCGCCCTCGTCTCCTACGCCCCGCTGCGCCGCTGGGCCGAGGAGACGGGCGCCGACCCCGGCGCCTACGACGAGCAGGGCCCGGTCTTCGTGCACGCGGCCGACTGCGGCGGACCCGCCGCGGCGGCCGGGCACCCCTTCGCCCACCCCGGGGCCCTGCGCACGGCCCGCCGCTACGACGCGGCGGGCCGCATCCTCGGCGGCCGGGTCCTGGCCCTCGGCGAGGACCCGGACGCGGTGATCGGGCAGGCGCTCGCGGACGCCTTCGCGGACCCGCGGACCGCTCTCGTGCACGTCCGCGCGGCCGAGTTCGGCTGCTACCTCTTCGAGGTCCGCCGGGGCTGA
- the pepN gene encoding aminopeptidase N, which yields MPGTNLTREEAQQRAKLLSVDSYEIELDLSGAQEGGTYPSVTTVRFQSAEAGAETFIDLVAPAVHEVVLNGKALDVAAVFRDSRIALAHLAAGANELRVVADCAYTNTGEGLHRFVDPVDEQAYLYTQFEVPDARRVFASFEQPDLKAAFQFTVTAPAGWTVISNSPRDIPQGAAASADNVWRFEPTPRISSYITALIVGPYHAVHSSYEGKDGQSVPLGIYCRPSLAEFLDADAIFDVTRQGFDWFQEKFAYDYPFAKYDQLFVPEFNAGAMENAGAVTIRDQYVFRSKVTDAAYEVRAETILHELAHMWFGDLVTMEWWNDLWLNESFATYTSIACQAYAEGSKWPHAWTTFANSMKTWAYRQDQLPSTHPIMADIRDLDDVLVNFDGITYAKGASVLKQLVAYVGMDAFFKGVQAYFKAHAYGNTRLSDLLGALEETSGRDLTTWSKAWLETAGINILRPEIETDANGVITAFAVRQEAPALPAGAKGEPVLRPHRIAVGLYDLADGKLVRTDRIELDIDGGLTAVPELVGRTRPAVVLLNDDDLSYAKVRLDEVSLENVTAHLGDFTESLPRALCWASAWDMTRDGELATRDYLALVLSGIGKESDIGVVQSLHRQVKLAVDLYADPAWREQGLAVWTEATLEHLRAAAPGSDHQLAWARAFAATARTEEQLTYLSALLDGSAEVKGLAVDTELRWAFLERLVATGTADEPAVAAELERDKTAAGERHAATARAARPTAEAKAEAWASVVEGDSLPNAVQEAVIGGFVQTDQRELLAPYTEKYFSAVKEVWETRSHEIAQQIAVGLYPSLQVSPETLAATDAWLASAEPNAALRRLVSESRAGVERALTAQAADAAAAAARV from the coding sequence GTGCCTGGCACGAATCTGACCCGTGAAGAGGCTCAGCAGCGCGCAAAGCTGCTCAGTGTCGACTCGTACGAGATCGAGCTCGATCTCAGCGGAGCGCAGGAGGGCGGCACGTACCCCTCCGTGACCACCGTGCGCTTCCAGTCCGCCGAGGCAGGCGCCGAGACCTTCATCGACCTGGTCGCGCCGGCCGTGCACGAGGTCGTCCTCAACGGCAAGGCCCTGGACGTGGCCGCGGTCTTCCGGGACTCCCGGATCGCGCTCGCCCACCTCGCCGCCGGGGCCAACGAGCTCCGCGTCGTCGCCGACTGCGCCTACACCAACACCGGTGAGGGCCTGCACCGCTTCGTCGACCCGGTCGACGAGCAGGCCTACCTGTACACCCAGTTCGAGGTTCCGGACGCGCGGCGGGTCTTCGCCAGCTTCGAGCAGCCCGACCTGAAGGCCGCGTTCCAGTTCACCGTGACGGCCCCCGCGGGCTGGACGGTCATCTCGAACTCCCCACGCGACATTCCGCAGGGGGCGGCGGCCTCCGCCGACAACGTCTGGCGCTTCGAGCCCACCCCGCGCATCTCCTCGTACATCACGGCCCTGATCGTCGGCCCGTACCACGCGGTGCACAGCTCCTACGAGGGCAAGGACGGACAGTCCGTCCCGCTCGGCATCTACTGCCGGCCCTCGCTCGCCGAGTTCCTCGACGCCGACGCGATCTTCGACGTGACCCGGCAGGGCTTCGACTGGTTCCAGGAGAAGTTCGCCTACGACTACCCGTTCGCGAAGTACGACCAGCTCTTCGTGCCGGAGTTCAACGCGGGCGCGATGGAGAACGCGGGCGCGGTCACCATCCGCGACCAGTACGTCTTCCGCTCGAAGGTGACGGACGCGGCGTACGAGGTGCGCGCCGAGACGATCCTGCACGAGCTCGCGCACATGTGGTTCGGCGACCTGGTCACCATGGAGTGGTGGAACGACCTGTGGCTGAACGAGTCGTTCGCCACGTACACCTCGATCGCCTGCCAGGCCTACGCCGAGGGCTCGAAGTGGCCGCACGCGTGGACGACCTTCGCCAACTCCATGAAGACCTGGGCGTACCGGCAGGACCAGCTGCCGTCCACGCACCCGATCATGGCCGACATCCGTGACCTGGACGACGTCCTCGTCAACTTCGACGGCATCACGTACGCCAAGGGCGCCTCGGTGCTCAAGCAGCTCGTCGCCTACGTCGGCATGGACGCCTTCTTCAAGGGCGTGCAGGCGTACTTCAAGGCGCACGCGTACGGGAACACCCGCCTGTCCGACCTGCTGGGCGCGCTGGAGGAGACCTCCGGCCGCGACCTGACCACCTGGTCGAAGGCGTGGCTGGAGACGGCCGGCATCAACATCCTGCGCCCGGAGATCGAGACGGACGCGAACGGTGTCATCACCGCCTTCGCCGTCCGCCAGGAGGCCCCGGCGCTGCCGGCCGGCGCCAAGGGCGAGCCGGTGCTGCGTCCGCACCGCATCGCGGTCGGCCTGTACGACCTGGCCGACGGCAAGCTGGTGCGCACCGACCGGATCGAGCTGGACATCGACGGCGGCCTGACGGCCGTACCGGAGCTCGTGGGCCGCACCCGCCCGGCCGTCGTGCTGCTCAACGACGACGATCTGTCGTACGCCAAGGTCCGCCTGGACGAGGTGTCGCTGGAGAACGTCACCGCGCACCTGGGCGACTTCACCGAGTCGCTGCCGCGCGCGCTGTGCTGGGCCTCGGCCTGGGACATGACCCGCGACGGCGAGCTGGCCACCCGCGACTACCTCGCCCTCGTCCTGTCGGGCATCGGCAAGGAGTCGGACATCGGCGTCGTCCAGTCGCTGCACCGCCAGGTGAAGCTGGCGGTCGACCTGTACGCCGACCCGGCGTGGCGGGAGCAGGGGCTGGCCGTCTGGACGGAGGCCACGCTGGAGCACCTGCGCGCGGCCGCTCCGGGCAGCGACCACCAGCTGGCCTGGGCCCGCGCCTTCGCGGCGACGGCCCGCACCGAGGAGCAGCTGACCTACCTGTCGGCGCTGCTGGACGGCTCGGCGGAGGTCAAGGGCCTGGCCGTCGACACCGAGCTGCGGTGGGCGTTCCTCGAGCGCCTGGTCGCCACGGGCACCGCCGACGAGCCGGCCGTCGCGGCCGAGCTGGAGCGGGACAAGACGGCGGCGGGCGAGCGCCACGCGGCGACCGCCCGGGCGGCGCGTCCGACGGCGGAGGCCAAGGCCGAGGCGTGGGCCTCGGTCGTCGAGGGCGACTCGCTCCCGAACGCGGTGCAGGAGGCGGTGATCGGCGGCTTCGTCCAGACCGACCAGCGCGAGCTCCTCGCCCCGTACACGGAGAAGTACTTCTCGGCGGTCAAGGAGGTCTGGGAGACCCGCAGCCACGAGATCGCCCAGCAGATCGCGGTGGGGCTCTACCCGTCCCTCCAGGTCTCCCCGGAGACCCTCGCGGCGACGGACGCCTGGCTGGCCTCGGCCGAGCCGAACGCGGCCCTGCGCCGCCTGGTCTCGGAGTCCCGCGCGGGCGTCGAGCGCGCGCTGACCGCCCAGGCGGCCGACGCGGCTGCCGCTGCCGCTCGGGTCTGA